One window of the Triticum dicoccoides isolate Atlit2015 ecotype Zavitan chromosome 3B, WEW_v2.0, whole genome shotgun sequence genome contains the following:
- the LOC119282277 gene encoding sugar transport protein MST3-like, protein MAGGAIVDTAGGKQYPGKLTLYVVFTCVIASTGGLIFGYDIGISGGVTSMDPFLLKFFPEVYRQKQAASKSNQYCQYDNQLLQAFTSSLYLAALVASFFASAVTRILGRKWSMLAGGFTFLVGAALNGAAQNVAMLIVGRMLLGVGIGFANQSVPVYLSEMAPAHLRGMLNIGFQLMITIGILAAELINYGTNKIKGGHGWRVSLALAAVPAVIITVGALFLPDTPNSLMERGHPEASRRMLRRIRGTDDIGEEYADLVAAREISKQVQHPWRNILMRKYRAQLTMAVLIPFFQQVSGINVINFYAPVLFETLGFKGDASLLSSVMTGGVLVLGSVVSMFTVDRLGRRKLFLQGGAQMLVSQIAVGTLIAVRFGTSGVGEMPRGYAAAVVLFICVYVAGFVWSWGALGWLVPSEIFPLEIRSAGQSITVSVNMLFTFVIAQAFLTMLCHMKFGLFYFFAGWVVIMTAFVALFLPETKNVPMEEMVLVWKGHWFWSRFIGDADDVHTGVNVLAST, encoded by the exons ATGGCCGGCGGCGCCATCGTGGACACGGCCGGCGGAAAGCAATACCCTGGCAAGCTCACCCTGTACGTCGTCTTCACCTGCGTCATCGCCTCCACCGGCGGCCTCATCTTCGGGTACGACATCGGCATCTCAGGCGGCGTGACGTCCATGGACCCCTTCCTCTTGAAGTTTTTCCCGGAGGTGTACCGGCAGAAGCAGGCGGCGAGCAAGAGCAACCAGTATTGCCAGTACGACAACCAGCTGCTCCAGGCCTTCACGTCCTCACTCTACCTCGCCGCACTCGTCGCCTCCTTCTTCGCGTCCGCTGTCACCCGCATCCTCGGCCGCAAGTGGTCCATGTTAGCCGGCGGCTTCACCTTCCTCGTGGGAGCCGCCCTGAACGGCGCCGCACAGAACGTCGCGATGCTCATCGTTGGACGCATGCTGCTTGGCGTCGGCATCGGGTTCGCCAATCAG TCTGTGCCGGTGTACCTATCGGAGATGGCACCTGCGCATCTCCGCGGCATGCTCAACATTGGTTTCCAGCTCATGATCACCATCGGCATCCTGGCAGCGGAGCTCATCAACTACGGCACTAACAAAATCAAAGGCGGACACGGTTGGCGCGTCAGCCTGGCTCTCGCGGCTGTGCCTGCGGTGATCATCACTGTCGGCGCACTCTTCCTCCCCGACACCCCCAACTCACTGATGGAGCGAGGCCACCCGGAGGCGTCGCGTCGGATGCTACGCCGTATCCGCGGCACCGACGACATCGGCGAGGAGTACGCGGACCTAGTGGCGGCGAGGGAAATATCAAAGCAAGTACAGCATCCGTGGCGCAACATCCTGATGCGCAAGTACCGCGCGCAGCTCACCATGGCTGTGCTCAtccccttcttccagcaggtctccGGCATCAACGTCATCAACTTCTATGCGCCCGTGCTCTTCGAGACCCTAGGTTTCAAGGGAGACGCGTCGCTTCTCTCGTCGGTGATGACTGGCGGCGTGCTCGTGCTCGGGTCGGTGGTGTCGATGTTCACCGTCGACAGGCTGGGGCGGCGGAAACTGTTCCTGCAGGGTGGCGCACAGATGCTGGTATCCCAGATCGCGGTGGGAACTCTGATCGCGGTGAGGTTCGGGACAAGTGGGGTGGGAGAGATGCCCAGGGGTTATGCAGCGGCGGTGGTGCTCTTCATCTGCGTGTACGTGGCGGGCTTCGTGTGGTCGTGGGGAGCGCTGGGATGGCTGGTGCCGAGTGAGATCTTCCCGCTGGAGATCCGTTCGGCGGGGCAGAGCATCACCGTGTCGGTGAACATGCTCTTCACCTTCGTCATCGCGCAGGCCTTCCTCACCATGCTCTGCCACATGAAGTTCGGGCTCTTCTACTTCTTCGCTGGCTGGGTGGTGATCATGACCGCCTTCGTCGCGCTTTTCCTTCCGGAGACCAAGAACGTGCCCATGGAGGAGATGGTGCTCGTCTGGAAGGGACACTGGTTCTGGAGCAGGTTCATCGGAGACGCCGACGATGTCCACACCGGTGTCAATGTGTTAGCATCAACCTAG